A segment of the Candidatus Bathyarchaeota archaeon genome:
TAATGTCCCTTATCGGCTAATTGATATAATTCATAGGAACTCGTTGAATTAGACATAGAATGTCAAGTGATCTGAAACAAAGAGCTGTTGATTGGATTGAGAAGAATAGCGGGCTCGTCATCGAAGCTCATATGAAGTATTGGGAATGGGCGGAGGTTGGACTCCAGGAGCTTAAGACTGGGACGCACATGGCGGACACCTTGGAGGATCACGGCTTCACAGTGGAACGGAGGGTCGCTGGGATGCCCAGTGCCTTCGTCGCGACCTACGGCTCTGGAAATCCAGTCATCGGGATGATGGGAGAACTCGACGCTCTCCCAAGCATATCCAACAAACCCGTCCCATACCGGGATCCTCTGGTCAAAGGGGGCCCAGGACATGGCTGTGGGCACAATAGCTATGCTGCTACGGCCCTCTGGGCAAGCCTCGCGTTGAAAACGGTGATGGTGGAAAAGAACCTCCTCGGCACTATCAAGTGCTTTGGCTGCCCTGCAGAGGAGACCTTGGTAGGGAAAGTCTTCATGGTCAGGGACGGCTTCTTTGACGGCCTGGACGCATGCCTTGGTCATCACCCTGGGAACATGAACACGTCAGGACTTAGGAGCGGAAACGCGATGAATTCTGTAAAGTTCGAGTTCTTTGGGAAGGCGAGTCATGCTGCCGGGAGCCCCGAGCAGGGTATTAGCGCTATGGACGCAGTGGAGCTCATGAATATCGGGGTCAACTACATGCGGGAGCACATTGTCCAGGAGGCCAGAATCCACTATATCGTCGAGGACGGCGGGGTGCAGCCTAACGTTGTACCCCCCTATGCTAGGACATGGTATTACGTGAGGGCTCCCCGCCGAGACCTTGTTGACAGATATTACGCAAGACTTTGCAAGATGGCTGATGGGGCAGACCAGATGGCGCAAACTACCCACCATGTGAAGTTTCTCACTGGGGTCCATAACGGGATCCCCAAACAGGCCCCTTGCTGAAAGGGTGGTAGCAAACATGAGGGAGATCGGGGTGCCAACCTATACAGATGCGGAGGAGGCCTTTGCCGCGAAGCTAGCCGAGAGCATCCCCCGTATGGAGAAGATGGACCGGCTTAAGAAGCTCTCCGTTTACATCCCAGAGGCCATGAAGCTTGAGAACGTCAACATCGACACTAACATTTATGACCCCTATGGGGAGGAGATCAAGGGGGGCGGGGGATCGAGTGACGTGGCAGACGTCGCTTGGAACTGCCCCACGCAGCAGTTCAGTACCGCCTACTTTATAGTCGGGGCTCCTGGCCATAGTTGGCAGCATACCGCTGTCGGAGGAATGGGCATTGGGCAGAAGGCCACTGTCTTCGCCACTAAGGTGATGGCAGCAACAGTCATCGATCTCCTCACCAGCCCAGATTTCGTTGCGATGGTCAAGGCGGACTGGGAAAATAGGATGAAGGGGCTCGTTTACAAGTCACCGTTACCCGCTGATCTTAAGCCCCCCCTGACCCAGCTCGAGAAACAACCGGAGTAATCCGGCTCCCTTTTTGAAGGATGTTGATATCTAGCGACCATGCGCTAAGTAAAGCTTGCTCACATTAATTGATGAAAAAAAAATATTTCCAATAATTATAAGCGAGTGAAACTTTCTGCTCTAAAATAAGTATATATTTGAGTAAAGGCCACCCTCATTTTTATTACCCAACCACTGTATAATCCATGTTCAAGCGGAGGCTTTTAAATGTCCAAAGACCGCGAGTTGGTAACCATAGTCGAAAAGACCTTCTCTCTCCCTGCTAAGGTTATCGTTGCATATGCTGAGCTCGATTCCGTCTTTACAAGCGGGGATCTGGCTAGGATCTGCGATATCAGTCGCTCCTCAGCCAAATTCTATCTATCAAAGATGCTGGAACTAAGGATGGTCACCAAAGTCCCCCACAAGAGGCAATACCAAAAATATGCTAACGCCAAAATCTTTTCTGAATGGTTAAAAGACCTTACTAAACTAGCAGTGATCCCCCTCGAATCAGGGAACCTAAAGGTTCCCCTGGAAGAATAGGCGGGGAGCTATTGTCTCTCAGAGACCTAGTGAAATCCAAGCCAAAGCGGGTACGATTTACGCGTACTCTGAACCGGGACCAGGTCAGGCGAATGAAGAAGCGAGGCTATGATGCTGAACGGGAGCTCGTAAAGATGTTCCGGAGAGCAGGTTTTCATGCCCTCAGAGTCCCGGTGAGTGCCCCTAGTAACGAGCCCCTCCCTGACGTTTTTGCGATCAAAAACAAGACCATACTCTCATGCGAGGTAAAGAGTCAGGTACGTTACGTCTATTACAAGAGGAAGCAGGTGAATAAGCTCTTTGACTTCCTAG
Coding sequences within it:
- a CDS encoding amidohydrolase, with the translated sequence MSSDLKQRAVDWIEKNSGLVIEAHMKYWEWAEVGLQELKTGTHMADTLEDHGFTVERRVAGMPSAFVATYGSGNPVIGMMGELDALPSISNKPVPYRDPLVKGGPGHGCGHNSYAATALWASLALKTVMVEKNLLGTIKCFGCPAEETLVGKVFMVRDGFFDGLDACLGHHPGNMNTSGLRSGNAMNSVKFEFFGKASHAAGSPEQGISAMDAVELMNIGVNYMREHIVQEARIHYIVEDGGVQPNVVPPYARTWYYVRAPRRDLVDRYYARLCKMADGADQMAQTTHHVKFLTGVHNGIPKQAPC
- a CDS encoding endonuclease: MSLRDLVKSKPKRVRFTRTLNRDQVRRMKKRGYDAERELVKMFRRAGFHALRVPVSAPSNEPLPDVFAIKNKTILSCEVKSQVRYVYYKRKQVNKLFDFLDIHKIYPRRYAILAAKFRYKGWVFMIPEKSGDYSLRMGEGIDFRELIKRVD